The sequence below is a genomic window from Acetivibrio clariflavus DSM 19732.
CCAGTATCTTATCAGGTGAATATTCTCTAACGAAAACATCTATAATTTCATCAAGTGTCATAGAAGCGCTGTTGTAAATCTTGCACTCAGGCTTTGTACACTTAAGGAGCTCCGGGTTAACCAAAGACCCTGCATATATGACAACATCAGCTTTTTTCAAAAGCTCCTGTCCCCTCACTGTTATCAAATCAACCGCGCCCGGTCCTGCTCCGATAAAATAGACCATTTTTATTCTCCTTTAACTATAATAATCGAAAAATAACTGCTATCTTCATTTAAGTCCCTAAGACTGTTATATATTTTCTCATTTTCCATAAAGCAGCATTCTACCATTTTGGAATTGTCAAGCAAATTATGCTTCTCCAGCTTCTGCTTTATGTTTAAAATACCCTTTCCGCTTTTCATAAGCACCTTGCTTCCGTTCAAACGTAAGAGTTCATCCGCACCTTCATAGGATGCAGGAACAATATGCAATGCTTCCTTCCCATTACACAATGAAATGCCCAGTTTGGCAGCAGCCGCGCAAAACGAGGGAATCCCGTTAACAATTTCAGCAGAATATCCTTTTTCAACAACCAACCTGTGCACATACATATATGTAGAATAAATTGTAGGATCACCGAGCGTTATAAATGCCAGGTTCAAGCCTTTTTCGAGCTCTGCACAAATCAGCTCTACACAAGCTTTATGACTCTCCCGCAGTATTGCTGTATCCCTTGTCATAGGCATACTGCAGTACATTATCTTTTTGCCGGAGATATACTCACCCACAATATTCAGAGCTGTTTTCTCGCCTCCGGTATCAGGTACTGCAATAATATCTGCCTTATGTAAAGTCTCAACCGCCAATAGAGTAAGAAGCTTCTTATCTCCCGGTCCAACACCAACTCCGTATAAAGTTCCTTTCAATGCCCAACCTCCTTTAGCTCATTGATAAAGTCCAACACATTATCTGTCTGCATTAACACGCCATTTTCATTTGAAAATACAAGAACTTCAATCCTTGCCTTATTCATCACACGATAATTTAAATGATATACTATTTTCCCCAATATGCTTTCATACACCATTTTGGATATATTGTTCTGCAACAGGATATTGTGAATTTCATCTGTTGTTTTTGCATTCATGATTTTTTCGACCGTTTCTTTTCCTGCACCGGCTAATGCACTGTGAGCGGCAAATATTTCATTTCTGCAGTCAGCAATTTTCGAATGTGTATTCATAACACCGGCAGCTAACTTGACCAATTTCCCTATATGTCCGACAAGCAGGATTTTTTTAAAGCCCAAATATATCGCATAATCAAGAGCTTCACCAATATAATTTGAAATTTTTACAGCGCTGTCAACATCAATGCCCAAATGCTCTCTGGCATAACCAACTCCATAATTTCCGGGAGAAATGAATAGCACGTTTTGACCGTTTTGCTTTCTGATAGACATTTCCAGCTTGATTGTATCTATCAATGCAGCTTCACTCATGGGCTCCACAATGCCTGTAGTTCCCAGGATGGATATGCCTTCGACAATCCCAAGCCTTTCATTGAAGGTTTTCTTTGCAATTTCCACTCCCTGGGGAACAAATATTTCCACATGAAATCCGCCATCGTATTTGTATAGACGGGCAACCTCTTCCAACGCATTAAAAATCATCTTTCTTGGTCCGGGATTGATAGCCGCCTCTCCTATTTTGCAGGGCAAACCCGCAGAGGTTACTCTTCCGACACCTATCCCTCCGTCAATGGAAATACCGGCTTTTGCCTTTTCAACCCTGGCATAGATCCTTATTCCGTTTGTTACATCAGGGTCATCCCCCGCATCCTTTATGATGCAACAGCTTGCGGAAGCTTCATTGAGAATGATATCTTCCGGCTTAAGAATTATTTCTTCCCCTCCGGGAAAAGTTAAAGAAACCTCCGGAATCTCTATCTTTTCAAAGAGCATAATTGCGCAGGCTTTTGCGGCAGCTGCCGCACAGCTTCCGGTTGTAAACCCTTTTCTTAGCTTTTTACCAGACTTTATTATATAATCATTCATTATTCCACCCACACTTATGCCTTTATATAAATTATGCGGGAAACTCACTATTTCAATTTCACAAAAACCGTAGAAGCATCGATATTTTGCTCATTGAAATTAGTGGTTTCTTGGCGCAAATTATATAGTACTGTACAACGCAATTTCCTTTTTAGGTAGTTTTTCTTTTCTTCCAGTCATTAAGAGCTTTTCTCGCTTCGGATATGGTATTGGCATTCTCCGAAAATTCAAAGTCATCCTTTTCCTTTAGTATCTCCATCAAATGTCCGATTCGTGGAAGTCTTAAGTTTACACTCCTTATTTCATCCCTATGAGCGAATACTTCTTTAGGAGTACCTTCCAGCACAATCCTGCCCTGATCCATCACATAGGCATAATCACAGTAAAGCGGTACTATGTCAATATCATGGGTTGAAATAACCACAGATAATCCTAAATCCTTTTGTATTTTCCGAAGAAGTTTCATAATTTCACTAACTCCCATGGGATCAAGTCCTGCCGTAGGCTCATCAAGCACCAGCACTTCGGGCTCCATAGCCAGTACTCCGGCAATGGCTACACGCTTTTTCTGTCCGAAACTGAGACAGTGGGTTGGCTTATCCTTAAGGTGTGATATACCAATCCTGTCCATTGCAGCATTTACTCTCTTGCGGACTTCTTCTTCAGGCAGCTTCATATTTATTGGACCAAAGGAGATATCCTGAAGTACACTTGCCGAAAACAACTGGCTATCCGGGTCTTGAAACACAATACCCACAGATTTGCGAAGGTCTCTAAGGCCCTTTCGGGAATAGTCCAGCTGAAGTCCCTTAAACAGCACCTTACCGGCCGTTGGTTTGAGTGTTCCGTTTAGAGAAAGAAACAGTGTTGATTTTCCCGCTCCATTTCCACCCAGTACGGCAGTTGTCATTCCTTGTTTTATATCAAGTGTCACTCCCTTTAAAGCATGTGTTCCATCAGTATATGTGTAATGAAGGTCCTTTACCTCCAGGATGTTCTCTATCATGAATAACTCCTCCTATACTTGCTTTAAAGCTATTGAAGATAAAACAAGTATGACGTTGATGGTTACTGCCAGGACATATCCTTTCCAATGCTTTTCATAGGTTTCTTCAAGTACATTGAGCTCTCCCTCGTATCCTCTTGCCTCCAGTGCAGTGTATAGTTCATCCGAACGCTTGTATGATTTTATGAAGAGCATGGAAATCAATGAGCCTAAAGAGCGATATCCGGCAGTCAGGCTTGAATAGCCCATACGGCAATTCTGTGCATTATAGATGGTATCTGCAGTTTCCAGCAATACAAATATAAACCTGTATACAAGCCCCATAAGCTCCACTAAAAGCTTTGGCATCCGAAGTCTCCGTAGTGCCGCCAGCAAATCCACCATAGGGGTACTAAGGGACAGAAAATAAAGGCATGAGACAGCTCCCAGTGCTTTGAAAAACAGCTTAATCGCCTCTTGCAGCCCTTCATTTGAGACACCTATCCATGTTCCTGCAACAGGAATTGCTGCCAGCAGGCTTTCTGGTTGCTCGGATATATTCACTGCAACGGTAGACACCCCTATTATCAAAAAAGAAACAGGCAATAACAGTAGTTTTATAAAAAAACGGAGGAGAGTCCCACCTCTTGAGACGGTCATGCCCCCCATAATAAAAATCACTGCAACCGATATTATCAAGTTATCTGCCCATAGACATACAGCCAGCGTCAGCAAGGCAAATGTAACCTTTTGCAAGGGGTCTGTATGTTTAAGCTTTGAGCTGTAAGCATATTTATCTATAGAAATCATGCGCTCTTCTCATCTTCTTTCTTTCTGCGGCCTTTCAAATAACCTAATCCATACCCGATTATGCCGGCGCCGATAGCAGCTTGCAATGCAAAAAGCAAGCTCTCAATCTCTCCGCTTTTCGGTTCAAAAATGGGTGAGAACCAAGGTTCATAATCTGCATTTATTTCTGCTATTGCCTCCTCCGCTTGCCCATCTGCTCCACCAAACTCAGCATCTTTAGCAATAAACAACGGAATAATTGCTAAAGCTATAATAATAAGAATCAACAGCAGGTTAACAGAAAGATTATTTTTTTTTGTTTGCCTTATCGCTTCAGTTTGCATGATTAAGCCCCCTTTTGTAATAGATTTAAGCTCTTCAATTCATCTTTGCCATAAGCAGCTATTGCATTAAATATTAATACTGTAAGTATACCTTCACTGATTGCAAGAGGAATCTGTGTCACTGCAAAAATACCCATAAACTTAGCCAGTGATGCAGCAAAACCACCTACTTCAGCTGGAAAAGCTAGTGCAAGCTGCACTGATGTCACCATATACGTCAACAGATCACCCAGTGCTGCCGCTAAAAACACTTCCAGCCATTGAGGTCCTTTCGCTTTCTTTACCAGCTTGTACGTTGCAAATGCAACAATAGGTCCTACAACTGCCATTGAAAAGGTATTTGCGCCAAGCGTTGTTAGTCCGCCATGAGCTAAAAGTATAGCCTGAAACAAAAGCACTATCAGACCCAGTACTGACATAGCTGTTGGGCCAAAAAGGATAGTTCCCAATCCCAATCCTGTTGGATGTGAACAGCTTCCTGTAACAGAAGGTATTTTGAGTGCGGAAAGTACAAATGCAAATGCACCTGCCATTGCAAGATATATTTTTAATCGCGGATTTTCTCGTACAGTTTTATTTATTGAAAATAGTCCTATAACTATAAATGGTACGCACAATACTCCCCATGAGATTGCCCAGACCGGAGGTAAGAATCCTTCCATGATATGCATAGCTGAAGCCATTGTTGGCATCAGTATTACCATAAGTCCAAGACCCAAAGCCAATTGTAATTTTTTGGACATAATACTCACTCCTCATACAAATATTATTTTACAAACAAAAAACCTCTCAACATAAATAGTCAAGAGGTCATGCATACCCGGAATAATACTGTGCAGACATACACAACACCCCCTATCGCTCGTAGAGTAAATGGTGTTAAAAATGCAGGCAGGTCTTCTGGCTCAAGCATCATCATTCTCCAAACCTTCCCAGTTTCCCAGTGGTATCTATGGAGAACTCCACTTTTACAGCGGCGTGACCGCGCGGGATTTTCACCCGTCTTCCCTTTTCACTGATTCACACATTTTCTAGTAATGCATAACCAGCACCTGATTTTATATTAAATTATTAATATGTTATATCATTATTCAGATTATTTCAATGGATTATTTCATGTTTTATAAGATAATTTTGTCCAGTTTGAAACTGCGATTTTTCGCGCGTGACCCCCCGCCCGTTGCACAAAACTACTCCGCCAGAGATTTTGACCCCCCTACCGTCTTGCCCATCGTTCTCCTTCGCGAGCAGTGAGCGATGAGTGACATTGTTTGCACAGGCTCATAAGGTTATTGTCTGCATTGGTTCCGCCTTTGGATAAAGGGATAATATGATGTACCTCTTCGGCTGGTGTAAGCCTTCCGTACTTTTGGCACTCCTCGCAAAGCGGATGCTCTGAGATATATCTGTTCCTGATGCGTTTCCATCTCCGGCCATAGCGTTTTCTTGTTTGGGGATCTCGTTCGTATTTGTTGTAATAAGCATCCACTTGCCTTTGATGCATGTCACAGTACCTTCCGTCCGTCAGTTCAGGACAGCCAGGAAAGGAGCAAGTCCTTTTTGGTTTTCTTGGCATCTGGCCACCTCCTTTACACGTATAAAAAAGCCCTCACAGGTTCATCCCATGAAGGCTTATCCATAACTTTTCACAATACCATTATATTTGGTTTTTTACTGAATTTCATCTCATAAAAATCTCATCTGGAATACTAAACAGAACATTTACTTTTTGCCCATGGCATCTTACCGTTATAATACTTATCGGAGATATACCGCTGCATATCGGGTGGTAAAGCTGCAAGCAAAAGATAAGCCTTTTTTCTATCTTCCTCTAACTCTTGGGTGCTTTTATAGAAGGAACATTTATCTTGCTGACACTTGTGTACAGTCAGGATATTGCAGCCATTCCTTCCGTTACTGCCAAAACAATTATCGTACATCTTTCCTCACTCCTGTTTTATTGCATAAAAAAGCCCCGAAGGGCTTATGCGTTTTAATGTCATTTTTTCACGATATCATTATATATGGGATACCTGTGTTTTTCATCTCATGAAAATCTCACCTTAAAGGAAGCTAAAAATATCAGTTTATTTGTTCAAAGATAGCTTTCGAATATACTTCTATATCTCCAGGAGTGAGCATGTTGAATTTTTCTTTCACAGCGACAAAATATTCCCCGATCAACTCTTTGGGTATTACACGATTAGAATGCGCATCCACCGGCAAACCGTCTCTAGTATGCCGCCATGGTTTCTCCAGATGCGTAAACTTTTCTAGTATTTTTCCACTATAGCAGCAGAAGTTCTTAATAACGCTATCCAATATCGCTTTTTCAGCAGTTGTAAAAACTGATTCATCGAAAGCTTCAACGCTCTCAATTGGGTCAAACCGATAAGATGAATACCTGTTATATACATCTCTGTAAACCGGTCCATGAACCCATGCCTCACAGTCTTCTTCAAAAAGAAACCGTCCTTCAAAAGCGTAATAAAAGCCCTGGACATAATATAGTGCCTTTTGTAAAGCTAAAGGAGTTATGTCCTCGCACTTATAAAGCAGATATTGGATAATTGAGTCCAGCTTTGAACCCGTTTTGTTTTCTTCCCCAAGCAGTTCCTGTACCTTCCGCTTACTTTTTTCATATGCCTGCAGAGATTTTAAATTGTCCTTATTTTTCTCCAGCAATTCTTTATAATATGCTGGATCATCATAAATCTTTTGAAGAATATCTGAATACTGTTTTGTAGGCATATCACCTTCACAATATCTCGAAAAAGTCATTTCTCCCCAACCTAAAAGCAATGATAGGGGACGTTTGCCAATATTGTATTTCTGAGGTATTTCTAATATCTTCTCCAGCGAAATAATGCCGTTTTTTTGACGGTACGTGTCATACAAAGCCTTTAGATTTTCGTCCTCTATATCCGCTACATAGACTTCGCTCCCACATTCCGTACAAACAGCCTTCTTTCCAGTATACTCATATTCTTCGCCTTTAAGTTTACCCTTAATTGTTGCTGTTTCTACCATGTATTCGACATCTCTTCTGCATTCCTCGCAAAATGTCTTATTCCTATTCATAAGGCGGCCTCCTTTCAAACTCTCTAATTTTCTGATTGATCATCGGAAAAGATAATCAATCGGCTTGTTTCGCTTATGAAACGATATAACAACCACTCGTTTTCCACTTTCACTATCAATTAGATTAAATTTCGTATATATATCAACTATCTCCTCAATGCCATCAAAGTTAAATAACGTAACCTGGGGACAAAATACATATAAAACCTCATGTTCAAATCCTACTTTCGTATTTTGCAATGAATGGCAAAAATCTTCTGTTTTTATTTTCAGTAAAATCTCCTTTTGCCTTCTGCTGTTTAGATTATATTCATTTATAAAATCTATGTTTTCTTGCCTATTCTCATTTTTTGATATAATGAATCTGCCCTCTCTAATACAGTCATGTATCATTGCCAAAATCTCATTAATCTGTTCCCAGGTATAATTCTGATTATAGTGCTGATTCATTGCATTACCTCTTTTGTGATACAATGATACTATATTATATGCCTTTTGTCAAGATTTATGCATCAATTAGTGCATTTTTTATTTTGTTGATTTTTACATTAAGATATGTATACTAAAGATAACAGTTCCTACGAGCTTATATTAGGCGCAATACAGTAGGCCATTAAAAATACCCACTTAGGTAGTTCGTTCTATCTAAGTGGGTTCCTATTTAACATGCAGCTAATGTTATCTTAAACTACTTCCCGTATAAAAGCAGTGCCAGATGATTAAGCGCCTTGTCCTTCCTGCGGTACACCTGTGCTCTTTCAAGAAACAGCTTCTCTCCGATGTTTGCTACAGCTTCTGTCTTGCTCACATCATTAACGAAAAATTCTGTCAGTATAAACTGTTCTTCCTCCGACAGGGCTTCCCAAGCAGGCTTGAACCACTCCATATATTCTAATGCCCGTCTGTAACGTTCTTTCAACACATCAATCTCGTCAAGGCAAGCAGCAAGGCGTTCTTCACCGCTTTTGGGATTGTGTTTGCCCGGAACTCCGGTAATCTTTGCACTGTGAGGGCTTGTCATACGGGTTTCAACTTCATATATATCCTCATCACTGTGTTCGATAATGTACTGCATGCTGTTATAATCTTTCAAAGCTTCAACAGCAGCCGCTTTTTTATCTAAATACTGCCATGCAATCAGCATATCGCACCTCCAAAAAATCAAGATAAAAAACCTTGATCTTTGAAGCAGTGTGCTTTTTTGCGTTGCTTTGCAGTGCTTTATTTCCTTGTTCGTTATGTCTTCGTTCTTTATAGAAGGCCATGCTTTTCCAGAATAGCCTTCACCTCATCTACCGAATGGACAACCGCTGCCACTCCTCCGGCATTGAGGATTTTCCTTATAGTTGCTTCCTGCAGTTTTGTTGTCTTTCCCGATGGGGTTTTTATTTCAAAAGCTATAAACCGCCCATTTACACAGGCAATAATGTCTGGTATCCCCGCTGTCCCGTACATACCACCATGTTCCTTCCAACAGAAACACCCCGGTACTGTCTTTAAGTACCGCAGTACTTTAGTCACAATACTTCTTTCAGACATAACCGCTCATCCTCCAAAAATGTTACCTTTTTCCCTCTTATAACCTCGTAACGTCCAAAAAAGACATCTCATAAATCAGCTTCCCAAGCGCTTTTCAGGATTTTGTTACCTTGTTACCTCTTTTTGGGGTAGGTGTATACACAAATATTTTTATTTTTATATTTTTTAGTCTTAAAAAAGCAAT
It includes:
- the cobI gene encoding precorrin-2 C(20)-methyltransferase — encoded protein: MKGTLYGVGVGPGDKKLLTLLAVETLHKADIIAVPDTGGEKTALNIVGEYISGKKIMYCSMPMTRDTAILRESHKACVELICAELEKGLNLAFITLGDPTIYSTYMYVHRLVVEKGYSAEIVNGIPSFCAAAAKLGISLCNGKEALHIVPASYEGADELLRLNGSKVLMKSGKGILNIKQKLEKHNLLDNSKMVECCFMENEKIYNSLRDLNEDSSYFSIIIVKGE
- the cbiD gene encoding cobalt-precorrin-5B (C(1))-methyltransferase CbiD, with the translated sequence MNDYIIKSGKKLRKGFTTGSCAAAAAKACAIMLFEKIEIPEVSLTFPGGEEIILKPEDIILNEASASCCIIKDAGDDPDVTNGIRIYARVEKAKAGISIDGGIGVGRVTSAGLPCKIGEAAINPGPRKMIFNALEEVARLYKYDGGFHVEIFVPQGVEIAKKTFNERLGIVEGISILGTTGIVEPMSEAALIDTIKLEMSIRKQNGQNVLFISPGNYGVGYAREHLGIDVDSAVKISNYIGEALDYAIYLGFKKILLVGHIGKLVKLAAGVMNTHSKIADCRNEIFAAHSALAGAGKETVEKIMNAKTTDEIHNILLQNNISKMVYESILGKIVYHLNYRVMNKARIEVLVFSNENGVLMQTDNVLDFINELKEVGH
- a CDS encoding ATP-binding cassette domain-containing protein, yielding MIENILEVKDLHYTYTDGTHALKGVTLDIKQGMTTAVLGGNGAGKSTLFLSLNGTLKPTAGKVLFKGLQLDYSRKGLRDLRKSVGIVFQDPDSQLFSASVLQDISFGPINMKLPEEEVRKRVNAAMDRIGISHLKDKPTHCLSFGQKKRVAIAGVLAMEPEVLVLDEPTAGLDPMGVSEIMKLLRKIQKDLGLSVVISTHDIDIVPLYCDYAYVMDQGRIVLEGTPKEVFAHRDEIRSVNLRLPRIGHLMEILKEKDDFEFSENANTISEARKALNDWKKRKTT
- the cbiQ gene encoding cobalt ECF transporter T component CbiQ encodes the protein MISIDKYAYSSKLKHTDPLQKVTFALLTLAVCLWADNLIISVAVIFIMGGMTVSRGGTLLRFFIKLLLLPVSFLIIGVSTVAVNISEQPESLLAAIPVAGTWIGVSNEGLQEAIKLFFKALGAVSCLYFLSLSTPMVDLLAALRRLRMPKLLVELMGLVYRFIFVLLETADTIYNAQNCRMGYSSLTAGYRSLGSLISMLFIKSYKRSDELYTALEARGYEGELNVLEETYEKHWKGYVLAVTINVILVLSSIALKQV
- a CDS encoding energy-coupling factor ABC transporter substrate-binding protein, whose translation is MQTEAIRQTKKNNLSVNLLLILIIIALAIIPLFIAKDAEFGGADGQAEEAIAEINADYEPWFSPIFEPKSGEIESLLFALQAAIGAGIIGYGLGYLKGRRKKEDEKSA
- a CDS encoding energy-coupling factor ABC transporter permease, whose translation is MSKKLQLALGLGLMVILMPTMASAMHIMEGFLPPVWAISWGVLCVPFIVIGLFSINKTVRENPRLKIYLAMAGAFAFVLSALKIPSVTGSCSHPTGLGLGTILFGPTAMSVLGLIVLLFQAILLAHGGLTTLGANTFSMAVVGPIVAFATYKLVKKAKGPQWLEVFLAAALGDLLTYMVTSVQLALAFPAEVGGFAASLAKFMGIFAVTQIPLAISEGILTVLIFNAIAAYGKDELKSLNLLQKGA
- a CDS encoding HNH endonuclease, encoding MPRKPKRTCSFPGCPELTDGRYCDMHQRQVDAYYNKYERDPQTRKRYGRRWKRIRNRYISEHPLCEECQKYGRLTPAEEVHHIIPLSKGGTNADNNLMSLCKQCHSSLTAREGERWARR
- a CDS encoding type II TA system antitoxin MqsA family protein gives rise to the protein MNRNKTFCEECRRDVEYMVETATIKGKLKGEEYEYTGKKAVCTECGSEVYVADIEDENLKALYDTYRQKNGIISLEKILEIPQKYNIGKRPLSLLLGWGEMTFSRYCEGDMPTKQYSDILQKIYDDPAYYKELLEKNKDNLKSLQAYEKSKRKVQELLGEENKTGSKLDSIIQYLLYKCEDITPLALQKALYYVQGFYYAFEGRFLFEEDCEAWVHGPVYRDVYNRYSSYRFDPIESVEAFDESVFTTAEKAILDSVIKNFCCYSGKILEKFTHLEKPWRHTRDGLPVDAHSNRVIPKELIGEYFVAVKEKFNMLTPGDIEVYSKAIFEQIN
- a CDS encoding VRR-NUC domain-containing protein → MSERSIVTKVLRYLKTVPGCFCWKEHGGMYGTAGIPDIIACVNGRFIAFEIKTPSGKTTKLQEATIRKILNAGGVAAVVHSVDEVKAILEKHGLL